A segment of the Leptospiraceae bacterium genome:
TAGCAAGATCAATCATTACTCCTAAAAGTATGAAAATAATATAGTGCGGTTTAATTACATCTAGAAATTTTTTTTCGAAGAACTTCAATTTTAAATCCTTATTTTTAATATTAAATATTAGACCAATAAATTAAATACTATTATAGTTTTCCATGGCGATTTTTTATGAAAGAGGACAATAATGATAATCCGCTTATTCCTGCAATTGAGTAAAAGAATAAAGATGGATATATATTAAAAATTCCGTAGAAATGATTTCCAAAATAAACGGATGCTATTGCTATAATTGTATATAAAAACTGTGAGCCTAATACCTGTATTGTCTCAGTTTGTTTTTCGATGTCTTTATTGTGAATAATTAGCCTTCCTCGGTTTAAAGTAAGGAGTGCTTTGTGTAGTTCGCTTGGAATTAATAAAGAGGTAGCTAATAGTTCTTTTCCCTCATCATTCATCATTTTTTCTAAAATACCAGTTTCACCAATCGCAATCGTTTGGAAATAATTCTCTCCATAATCAAATACAGACCGATACGGGTCCAAAATTGCAATATTTCCCATAATGAGGCCAAGAGTTCTTTCCAACATTACATAGTTTGATGGTACTCTCGCAATTTTTAAAATATCAGAAAGACTGGAGTTAATTCCTTTTAGGAATATATATGCCTCTTCAGGATTTAATTGTTCGATAGAAATATTTCTGAAAAAATCTGTATTCGTAATAAATCTTTCGAGTTTTTCTAGTGCAAATTTAACAATTTGTTCTAATTTTTCTTTATTTACATTTTTATCAAAAAAGCCCATTTCTTCCATACCTTCGATTACTCCGTAGTAATCTTTACTCATAGCAGAAGAAATAATTTTCTTTAAGGATACAGCAGTAATTTCATTTACATCACTTACTGCCCCAAAATCTATAAAGCATAATTTTCCATCGGTGGTATATATTAAATTGCCGGAATGCGGATCAGCATGGAAAAATCTGTATTGGAATACCATTAATATATAAGCTCTAACTAATAAATCTAATGGTCGAGACTTTCTACCATTTCGTTTGGCTACAGATTTTGTTTCTGAAATTTTTACACCTTCGATAAACTTTGTAACTAAAATCCCTTTTGTCGTATAATCATGGTAAACCGAAGGAAAAACATAGTCCTTCTCTGTGGCAAAATAACTTGCCATTTTTTCAATTGACTTAGCTTCTTCTGATAAATCCATTTCTCTTGTTACAATAGTCGCCACTTCACTATGGATTTGTTTGTAATCATATGTTACAAGATATCGATTGATTCGTTTCATAACGAATAAGACTGTTTTTAAATCCTTCTCCACCAATTTTTCAATTCCAGGATATAAAACTTTTATCACTACTTTTTCATCACCCAATCGAGCTTGATAGACTTGAGCAGTAGACGCTGCAGCTAAAGGTATTTTATTGATTTCAGGAAAAACTTCTTCTATATTATTGTTAGTTTCTTTATAGAATCTTAATTTAATTTCCTCAAAGGAGTGCGGGGGAATTCGATCTTGTAAATCTTTGAATTCAGAAATAAAGTAATCGGGTAGAATATGACCCATATTCGATAGAAATTGACCTAATTTTATGTAAACTCCCCCTAGGTTTAGGAAAAGTTCTTTGCAATCTTTCCCGAGTTTTGCATAAATATTCTCTTCTCTTTTTTGAATTTTCTCAGGGGATAATACCCGCTTCATCACTTTGTAATGCCAGAGAAGCGTTGCAGACCTTTTCAATACAAAACTGTAAACCAATAAAAATCGGGAAAAATACCCCTTATTTCTATAGGAAAAGACTTCGGTAGCCACTGATTTGTCAATAAATTGGTTCATTTTCTAAAAGTATTACCAGTGAGTAGTATATTCTTAGAAATGCAAGAACTTCTTACGTTCACGTTGCTAAATTTAATATGAATCTAAATTTTTCCTTTATAGATAGATTGTATTGTAGAAAAAATTCTTTCATTGGCTTCTAAAGAGCCTAATATTTGATTTGATTTTCCCGTTAGAACGGAGTGAATTTCTTTGTAAAGATTTAACCAAGGATTTTTAGAACTAATTGGAATTTTGGGAAGTGGAAGAGGTTGCAAACTTTTAAAGCCTTTGTATAATTTGGAAGGATTTGTTTTATAAAACTTATGACCATCATTACTTAAAATAAATCGACCATTTTCTGTTTGAATGTCAATTTCAAATTGGAAATAATTTCTCTTACCCCCAGCTTCCAAGAATACAAAAACGTTTTTGGGATACTCCAGAACTGCAATCGCTTGTTCTTCGATTTTTGCTACAGAAGAAGCTCTTATTAGTTTGCTAAAAATTTGAACTGGTTTATCTTCTAGGAGAAAATCAATATAATCCACTGCATGTGTTCCGTCATGTAACAGTGGACCACCACCTTCTTGAAATGCATTTCCGGGATCACGAAAAGAAGTTAACACCGAAGCACGAATGGTGCGAAGTTCTCCATACAAATTTGTATTTACTACATTCTTAATGTACTGATAAAGATAATGATACCTTCGTTCGTGATTGATCCAGATTTTTAAGTTATATTTTTTTTGAAGAGAAATTAAGTTTTTTAAATCTTTTAAATTCATACATACTGGTTTTTCGATTAAAAGATTCTTTATTCCAAGTGAAATCGCAAATTTTGTGTTTTCGAAATGGGCATCGGAAGAGCTGGATATAATCGCAAAATTAAATTTTTCTTTTTTGATTTTGTTTAATGTAGAATGAATTTCCGAATTTTGTAAATTCCATTGGTTTAAAAATTCTGAAATCGCCTCTTTGTCAATATCGTATATACCTCGAAGTAGAAATTTTTTTTTCCCAAAATCAGAAAACAATACTCCTGCATGCGTACATGGGTGATATCGAAGTGGATCTTTTTCTAAACTAGAAGCAATTCGGCCAAGCCCAATAAGTAAAGTATTCAGTTTCAATCTAATTTTTCTCGTTCTAAATAGTATATAACTTTGTTTTCAAGTTGCTTTTCCCTTTCAAATTTGGAAACAGGAAATCCCTTTCTTGAAAATAGATATTCTGAGCGATTTGATTTAAATAATGTAGACTTTCTAAAAGTTCGAATGGCTACTCTTCCGTATCCGCCATGATCAGTGGCAAATAAAAATATTCCTTTATGTTTTAATAAATTATACACCGTCAATATGAATTCGGAATTCAAAGTTCTATTGTGCCAATGTTTTTTTTTAGGCCAAGGATCAGGGAAATTTAAGATTATCTGATGGAAACTATCTTTCATGAAAAGTTCCTTCAAAAACCAATTAAAATTACAGCAGATTAATCTAATATTATTTAGTTTATATTTTTCAATTTCTCTTATTGTAAATTTCAGACGGTCTCGATTTTTCTCCATCAATATATATCCAGTAGTTGGATTTGTTCGAGCTAATTCAATTGCTACTTCACCCCATCCAGATCCTAGTTCTAAAAAATACTGTTCAATAGAATTATCAAATAAAACTTGAGGGTTAATTTTAATTTCCCTTTCCAATTTGACTAGATACTTTGATTCAAATGGTAACCGAGAAACTATCTCCCATAATTTATTTGTAACAGTTGGGTCAAATTTCATTTTTATATTAGTTTCTGATTTGGTGAAATATTTAGAAGTTTATCAAATGCTTCTTTTGTGATTCGAGAAGAATTTTCCCAGCTAAAATAATCCAAATCAATTTCTGGAATATTATTTAAATTGACTAGTTTAATAATTTCTTCTGCCCACAAAATTGGGTTTTCCGTTTTTAAATACGAAATTTTTTCTTTTCCGATTTCTCGAAAAGTAGGTATATCTGATACTATGCATTTACGTTTATGCGCTAAAGCTTCTAAAAGTGGAATTCCAAATCCTTCGTAAACAGAGGCAAATAAAAATATACCGCAATTCTTATACAAATTGTGTAAGTCAATGTCATTTATATTGTCTAAAAGAATGATATCGTTGTGTTCATTTATCTCTTTTTTAAGTTCTTCTAAAAAAATTTCCTTTTCCCAACCAACTCGACCGGCTATTATCCATTTCATACGGTTATTGGGTGTTAGCTTCCGATATTCTTTATAAGCATTTAGTAAAAAAGGATAATTTTTTCTAGGTTCAATGGTGGAGACGGAAAGTAAATAGGGTTTTTGTAAATTCTGAATAACGGAAGAGGGCGTCTGGTTACTTAAATGTAATGCTTCTTTTACATCTACACCTGGGTATGCAACGGCAGTATCTAACTTTGGATACTTAAAATGCGCAATTAAATCGGTTCTAGTT
Coding sequences within it:
- a CDS encoding AarF/ABC1/UbiB kinase family protein, which gives rise to MKRVLSPEKIQKREENIYAKLGKDCKELFLNLGGVYIKLGQFLSNMGHILPDYFISEFKDLQDRIPPHSFEEIKLRFYKETNNNIEEVFPEINKIPLAAASTAQVYQARLGDEKVVIKVLYPGIEKLVEKDLKTVLFVMKRINRYLVTYDYKQIHSEVATIVTREMDLSEEAKSIEKMASYFATEKDYVFPSVYHDYTTKGILVTKFIEGVKISETKSVAKRNGRKSRPLDLLVRAYILMVFQYRFFHADPHSGNLIYTTDGKLCFIDFGAVSDVNEITAVSLKKIISSAMSKDYYGVIEGMEEMGFFDKNVNKEKLEQIVKFALEKLERFITNTDFFRNISIEQLNPEEAYIFLKGINSSLSDILKIARVPSNYVMLERTLGLIMGNIAILDPYRSVFDYGENYFQTIAIGETGILEKMMNDEGKELLATSLLIPSELHKALLTLNRGRLIIHNKDIEKQTETIQVLGSQFLYTIIAIASVYFGNHFYGIFNIYPSLFFYSIAGISGLSLLSSFIKNRHGKL
- a CDS encoding Gfo/Idh/MocA family oxidoreductase, which encodes MKLNTLLIGLGRIASSLEKDPLRYHPCTHAGVLFSDFGKKKFLLRGIYDIDKEAISEFLNQWNLQNSEIHSTLNKIKKEKFNFAIISSSSDAHFENTKFAISLGIKNLLIEKPVCMNLKDLKNLISLQKKYNLKIWINHERRYHYLYQYIKNVVNTNLYGELRTIRASVLTSFRDPGNAFQEGGGPLLHDGTHAVDYIDFLLEDKPVQIFSKLIRASSVAKIEEQAIAVLEYPKNVFVFLEAGGKRNYFQFEIDIQTENGRFILSNDGHKFYKTNPSKLYKGFKSLQPLPLPKIPISSKNPWLNLYKEIHSVLTGKSNQILGSLEANERIFSTIQSIYKGKI
- a CDS encoding methyltransferase; translated protein: MKFDPTVTNKLWEIVSRLPFESKYLVKLEREIKINPQVLFDNSIEQYFLELGSGWGEVAIELARTNPTTGYILMEKNRDRLKFTIREIEKYKLNNIRLICCNFNWFLKELFMKDSFHQIILNFPDPWPKKKHWHNRTLNSEFILTVYNLLKHKGIFLFATDHGGYGRVAIRTFRKSTLFKSNRSEYLFSRKGFPVSKFEREKQLENKVIYYLEREKLD
- a CDS encoding glycosyltransferase family 4 protein, which gives rise to MAELGVNSIYRIGLDARPLSTRVSGVGRLIAETIKHFPEKEKYCFVLFSHLPIHESHKSILELPNIEFHQGKGFLSKKGATYFNIVLPFTIGKYKLDLFWGSQQVVPPLPHFKGPIVLTYCDLVLYKYPETMRKMAALQQQLVQSYSVKKSNFILSISEQTRTDLIAHFKYPKLDTAVAYPGVDVKEALHLSNQTPSSVIQNLQKPYLLSVSTIEPRKNYPFLLNAYKEYRKLTPNNRMKWIIAGRVGWEKEIFLEELKKEINEHNDIILLDNINDIDLHNLYKNCGIFLFASVYEGFGIPLLEALAHKRKCIVSDIPTFREIGKEKISYLKTENPILWAEEIIKLVNLNNIPEIDLDYFSWENSSRITKEAFDKLLNISPNQKLI